The following DNA comes from Methanothrix sp..
CCGATACCACCCGGTTCTTTGCCACCCCCAGCTGCTCGCCCTCAACCCATCCCGGAGCCTTTATCTCCACCCTGGTCTTCTCATTTTTTTGAAGACCGTGGGGATCATGGGCCGCTTCTCAATACCGAAATCCTGTGCTTTGAGCCGCAGAGGCAGCGAGCAATCCCTCTCCCATTGGGGCATGCTGCGGTTATAGAAGTGCCACCAGTTCTCCGCCCGAACGCCACGGGGAGATCGCCCCCGCCGGTAGTGCTCGTACTTCTGAATCCCCAGGGGAGGCCACCTCTTTCCTGCCCCCACCCTCCTGGCAAAATCGATCAATTTTGGAATCTCCAGATCGTTTATCCCCGGAATGTAGACCGGGGCGATCAACAGATCGATTCTGCTCCGGGCGATATTTACTGCTACCCGTTCAAGCTCCTTGATATCAAATCCCGGCCTTCCAGCCAGATATGCTGCCAGCTCCGGCTCCAGAGCATGCATGGAGAGGTTGATCCTGTCCAGCCCCGCCTCCTCTAAAGATCCGATCATCCTCTCATCCAGGCGGGTGCCATTGCTCTGCATGGAGACCACTGCCACCTCTTCAATATCCTTCAGCCTTCTCACCAGCTCCACAATATCCGGATAGAGCATCGGCTCACCAGGGGAGTCGATATGGCACTCCACCCCCTCACCCTTGAAGGGGGCGATCTCCTCGACCGCCTCCATGAGATAGTCCAGCTCCACCTGATAGTCTGTCACCCTGGACCTGGAATTGGGACCGGCATCAACCGAGCA
Coding sequences within:
- a CDS encoding radical SAM protein; protein product: MSLFHVTKESEIPLVGCLYFGVVDRGSNLLQIRPSCSCNLSCPFCSVDAGPNSRSRVTDYQVELDYLMEAVEEIAPFKGEGVECHIDSPGEPMLYPDIVELVRRLKDIEEVAVVSMQSNGTRLDERMIGSLEEAGLDRINLSMHALEPELAAYLAGRPGFDIKELERVAVNIARSRIDLLIAPVYIPGINDLEIPKLIDFARRVGAGKRWPPLGIQKYEHYRRGRSPRGVRAENWWHFYNRSMPQWERDCSLPLRLKAQDFGIEKRPMIPTVFKKMRRPGWR